GAAAAGTTTGAAAATGGAAAAATTTCAGGCCCGCCATGTTAATTACCGATCAGCGGGGTAGATACAGTACATATATGGTCTATCGGGGACTTAGTGCAGACTTTGGAAGAACGATCTTCCAAATAAACGAATATATTACATTCCTTTGGTGAGAATATTACTAGTTGTTTGACACCTAAATAAACAGGTATTTTAGGAATGGAACTCCTTTGGTCCAATAGAATAGATAGTCCCCTTAGAGGCCGAATGCATCAGCAGCCTGATCTCCAGCTCTCCTTTCAAAGTAGGAACACACGACGGTGACGACGAGCATAATTCCAGTTCCGGAACCAGGCACACCGATGAAACCTGCCATGAGAGTCAGGGCACCGACGCAAAGCCCAACGAGAAGTGCTATCATGGCAACATGACGCTTCCATCGGTTCCTGGGAATGGAGCCGGGCTGTGCAGGCGTCACAGGAATTTGCCTCTGCATGCACGTACCCAAACAAGCAGTTAGCTAGGTTCTTGACAATGAGAAGTTGAGAGCGTATACATATATATGAAGGAAGGCAAGTCTAAATTAAGGAAGAAACATATACCCCGAGCAACCTGGCCACATATTTCCTTGAATATACACGAATACCAAACCATGTTGCCGAGATAAGAGCGCATCCCATCAGCAGCAAGACGGCATAGAGTGTAACATGGACCGGATCTCTTGCTAAGTCAGCCCAGCTGCACTTCCCATGAATCAATAAATTAGTTTACAGGGTAAAACGAAATAAAAATCAGATATGCAGATATATGTTACTCCCTttgttcataaatataagatgttttgggtatttcaatatgaactaaaacCTGTCTATATACACGCAAACATACGATTCAGAAAAAAGATAAGCGCATCTAACATTTGTGAACCGAAGGAGTACTATATATGTGGTCTTACCCTAATTAGGATTAGAAGGAGTATGTACTATGATACATGAGAACTTTTTGTTGGCGCAGCTCTCTCTCAGTCTCAGTGGACGAAGGTAGAAGAAGTATAAGATAACAGAGATGTTTTTCCGGCCACAACGTACATCCTTTTTCTCATTACTTCAAACTGGATACACAACGCCCCTCCAAACACGAGCATACCAGCCTGCTTTGTAGCCGGCAGAGACGCAGCGCCCACGCTTCCGTCACGCATGCATCCACGCCCACGTTCTGCTCTACAACGGCCACTTGACCCGATCATGCATGCAGCGAACAACCAGCTAACAACCTGATGCAAACTAACTTATCCATCTAATGCATGCACGCATGACCCGGCCACCCCAACCGACCACTAACTCACGCCAGCTACGCGACGCACGCACACACGCTACAGCCACGAGCACACACACACTACACCACGTACGCACTTTGCCACGGCTTCcgctgcgtcccgcacgtcccgcgcgcgcCTGACGCGCCTGACGAGCCCGACTGCACCCGTgtgtcccgcacgtcccgcgcgcacccgacgcgcccgacgagcccaacCACACCACAGTATCACTCGAATCTAGCCCTTTATTTAAAAGGGCAGTTTAGTCATTTTCATTTGACCTAATCTAATCCCTGATCCATCTAAAAAACCCAATCTGATCATAAATCTCGGCTTCCGGAAGCGAAACTTCTAGGGTATCGCTAGGAGTATTATTTTTTCCTTTGTAGGAAAATTACTGTAAAATACATACATAGGAGTACTATTTTTTCCTTTGTAGGGAAATTACAGTAAATTGACTAGAGCACTGCTACTTTGTACGTACGAGTTCTACAAAAAATATATCTTATACGTACTAGTTCATTCCTGCGAAGGTTAGCTAACACCAAGCGATACACGTTTCAAAAAAAGAAACTCATCAAGCGCTGGTTAGCAAGCTAAATAAACATACTACATAAAGATTTCGTCCAAGATGCAAGGAAAGAATAGTTATTCGTATTTATTATGTCCGTGCGTGTACTCACGTTGGTGGCGTGGTTGCGTAGTGTGCGACCCCGCCGATGGGAATAGGTTGTCGAGGGTACCGATAATCCCGTTTCCACTTGCCGAGCAGCTTGATCACTTCATTATTATTTTCGCCGTATTTCAAGTATAACAGCTGCAAATGTAGTAGCTCAATTTATATTCCGGAGAAATAATATAAGAATGGATAGTTTTTAGCTAGCGCTACCTACCTGTGAGAAAAAATACATGCTTGAAACAATGGCACCTTGAAACATGATGGGCATGTAGGAGAGGTAGGACAGGTTCACGCTGCAGTTGGCTTGTAACGCAGGTTCAACACCATGTGTCCTCACTGCCAACGGGAGACGCAAGCCTTGTAGTCTCACCGTGAGCGCCAAGAAGGCACACATGCCAGCAGCAACAACCATCTTCGGCACCTTGTCTCCTCCATGAACGCCGCCATATGCCAGCTCCCAGAGGAAACACGCGCTAGAAATATAATGAACGCACAATTTAGCTAGCCGGCCGGCTCAATATACTTATAAACGTAGTATATAAGATGTACATATGTGGATTTTTATGCTTAATTACCAGATGTTGGTGGCAGTGAAGAGAGCAATGCCACTTGATACCAGCCCGTGTCCCTTTTTAAGGGCCTCATCAAGGTAAATGACAATGGCACCTCCAGCAAAAAGCTGGAGCGCGATCAGAATCGCATTCCCCGAACCGAGTTGCCCCGCATTCAACACACAGCCAATTGCCGACACCATGGCTATCAGTATGGCCAGTAACTTCTGCGACCTATTCCTGCATAGGTTAAAAAGTTGAAATTAACTACACAGTACACACACGAGAATCAATCAGAAGAGTGAAGCTCTTGTAAACTACCACTCACAATACATACATACTCCTACATAATAGCTGCCTGTATTTGCAAAAACATATTTTTACTAATCACCCGTacaaaaggaaaataataataatagttataatagtaataataataataataataataataataataataataataataatggtgAAACCCTAAAAAAAAGAAGTGAAAATAAGCTAGGGACGACTCACATGAACTGCATGCGTTCTTCCATGGGAATCTTGAGCCTGACAACCTTCAGTCCGAACAATGGATGGATGACCAGCTCGGATGCCAGCAGAGGGTATACCCCTTGAGCCATGATGGTGCCGTAGTTGGAGGCGCCGGCCGCGTGGATCCAGTACAAGGGGTCTGG
This window of the Triticum aestivum cultivar Chinese Spring chromosome 5D, IWGSC CS RefSeq v2.1, whole genome shotgun sequence genome carries:
- the LOC123126220 gene encoding protein transport protein Sec61 subunit alpha; protein product: MAGLNRLRQLVGLLPEVADRRATPVPFRNKAVNTVTSVLVFLAGSRLPLYGLSTTAAPDPLYWIHAAGASNYGTIMAQGVYPLLASELVIHPLFGLKVVRLKIPMEERMQFMNRSQKLLAILIAMVSAIGCVLNAGQLGSGNAILIALQLFAGGAIVIYLDEALKKGHGLVSSGIALFTATNICACFLWELAYGGVHGGDKVPKMVVAAGMCAFLALTVRLQGLRLPLAVRTHGVEPALQANCSVNLSYLSYMPIMFQGAIVSSMYFFSQLLYLKYGENNNEVIKLLGKWKRDYRYPRQPIPIGGVAHYATTPPTWADLARDPVHVTLYAVLLLMGCALISATWFGIRVYSRKYVARLLGRQIPVTPAQPGSIPRNRWKRHVAMIALLVGLCVGALTLMAGFIGVPGSGTGIMLVVTVVCSYFERRAGDQAADAFGL